Genomic window (Phacochoerus africanus isolate WHEZ1 chromosome 1, ROS_Pafr_v1, whole genome shotgun sequence):
atgcgaaagagagaagagggccaAAATGGTTAGGAAAGCCTTCCCAGAGGGACAGGAATTTGAGCTGAGTCCCTAGGATGAGTAATTAGGGtaataggaaaggaaaggaaagggaaagcattccagataaatattatttcagtGGTGTACTGGTTTGGTTTGTTTAGTTGATAGACTTTTTTACTCTAACAAACAgactaaaattaataaatttcatAATCTCCAATTTTATTTACAGAGATTAGCATAGAATGACTTAGAGAAACTGGCATCTGCTTAAGAATTTGGATTCCGCTTTAATGGGTTTGTTGATTGAAAGTTACTCAGGATCTTGTTTTCTCAATTCTACTTCACTGCCCATTGGCATTCTAAATTTGGCACCAGGGTAGCATCCCACTGGCATGTATGGtgccatctgattttttttttttttggtctttttagggccacacctgcagcatattgaggttcacaggctaggggtccaattggagctgcagctgcggtcctacaccacagccacagcaacgccagatccaagccacatctgcgacctacaccacacctcacagcaatgccagatccttaacccactgagtgaggacagggattgaacctgcatcctcatgattactagtcagattcgtttccactgagccatgacgggaactccctgacttttttttttttttttaatattgctggAAATGTATCCTATTGATAATTTTCATACTACTTTGATGATTTTGTTACAAGTGGAATAAGCCTGTTAGTTAAACAAAATGGCTAGAACTCTGACTATGTAACTTCCTCTTATTTAAAGGTGATGCTATGGAACCTTCACAAAGCCCGGCCACTGTGGATTACAAATTTACAGGAAgatgaaacagaagaaatggaaagccCACAATCACCTGGTCAGCTTTTAAACCCTGCCCTAGCCCATTCTGTGTCTGTGGCATCATGTGGCAATATTTTTAGTTGTGGGGCAGAAGATGGTAAGGTTCGAATCTTTAGGGTGATGGGAGTCAAGTGTGAACAGGAACTGGGATTTAAAGGCCACACTTTGGGGATCTCCCAGGTTTGCTTTCTGCCAGGATCATATTTGCTGCTTACTGGAGGGAATGATGGGAAAATAATGTTGTGGGATATAAGCAGTGAAGTTGAGAAAAAACAGAAGAGTCCTGCAAAACATACTCACAGGAAGAAAACTAAAAGAGCAATTGGTAACAAGCAGGGTAGAAACACTCATGCTTCAGTAACAGGTGAAGATGAACATGGCAAAATTTTACCAAAGTTAAGTCTTGAACATGGAGAAAAAGTGAACTGGCTCTTGGGTACAAAAATAAAGGGATACCAAAATATACTGGTAGCTGATCAAACTAATTGTATATCTGTATATcccttaaaagaattttaaatccaataaaacatttgaaaaactgCAACAGAactttttatagattaaaaaaaatccttattttttgtttaaactaTTTGTCATATGCGGAATAGTACCATTTcattgtataaattttaaaacatttatgcaAAAGAAGATCTTTGAGTAACACTTCACATAGTAGATGATGTGTTAACATGTAGGAAAGAGAACTAATATTCACTGAATACTGATTGTGTACCAGCCATTTTACATATGTTTTACTTCTTACTCCAAATCAGCAAAGAGGGTGATTTCCTCCATTTTATCACCACAAGAAttaaggctcagagatgttaagtaacttgaGGATCTAAGAAAATTTCAGGTGTGATGGCTCCCCCCCTGCACATGATCTTCATTGTCTTATTGAGCTTCCTGCCTTAGGGAAGCCTACATCCTGACCTAAATATGGTCACCACATAAGTTATGACATTAGTAATTTCAGATCCTAGGATGTCATGAGGAGCTTTACCTCATTGGGAAAGGAAACCTGTTCTTACTTGTTCTGTGTAAAGCCCAGAAGGCTTTGCTGACAAtcactttttgccatttctaagtgTTCCAGGGTCAGAACAGTTTAGGATATTATGCAGGAATCCAGGCTGTGATGCTGAGAAGAGCAAGAATAAGCTGAAGTTATGAATAAGCAGAAACTCTGAGTAAGCAGAAGATACAAGTTAGATAGAAGAAGTAGAGAATAGAAGCCAAGGCAGTGTGTCAAGAGTAGGTATTTTCATCATGCTCTGATTTACTGTCTTCTCTGCATGTTCGTTTAGCTTCTGCTTAAACTACCTACTCTTACATTCAAAAGTTTAAGGAGAGAATCTGATAGGTTATCATTATCCTTGTTTGTAGTGAATTCTTTGATAAGGTCAATTTTATTCAGAATGCTTGTTGCAAATGattaaaaccaggagttcccatcatggcgcagcggaaacaaatctgactaggaaccatgaggttgcgggttcaatccctggccttgctcaggggttaaggatccagcattgctgcgagcttatggtgtaggttgaagacatggcttggatcctgtgttgctatggcataggctggcagctctagctccgattagaacccgatcctgggaacctccatattctgtgggtgcggccctagaagaacaagagacagaaaaaaaaaaaaagagagaaaccaaaTCTAATTCAAACTGACTTAAgggaataaaaatgtatttattggctCACCTAACTGAAAAGTCCAAGAATAATTAGGCTTGTACTGCTGAGGTAGTGAAGCTGATAAGATGTGAGTCTGTAGGTAGCTTACCTTGTGAAAAGACTTTCCTAAGGGTAAAGAAAGAGAATCCGCATAGTAATGTTGCACCTGGAACCAGCCATACCTGAAACAAGTATATTcctggagccttttttttttttctttaaacttataACTGAAAGAGTCCCAACCAATTAAACAGGCAGTCAGTAAATACTGCTTAGTGATCTTGTTGGAAATTTAAGACAAGGAGAATACCATCTTCACCCTAAAAAAATCATTGACAAAGGACCTTGGCCTGAGTGTTAACAGAAACAAGTTTTTAATCCCAGCACTGGGCAAATCTCTTGGCCATTTTGGGGCCTTAGTTTCCTTACTTAAATATGAAAGGATTGAATTAGACATTCCCTAAGTTCCCTTTCATGCCACTGttttatgaaatgaaaacatCATCATAATAACTGTGTTTCATCCATTGATctttttacttattaaaatatCAAGAACGACTAATAATCATGGGCAATCTCTGGAGGTTTTCGAGCAGTCTTTTGAAAAATTACCCAAGTACGCCATCATTTTAGCTATTGAGTAACTCTGTGGGAACAAGGTAAAAAGTATTTGAACCAGGACTGAGACATTAGTTTTAAACTTCTTTTGGTCACCGGTAACAGATACCAACTCTGACTGCCTGAGCAAAAAGAGAAACTTACTGTGGAGAGTAGAAGAGCAGCATTCTCTCAACCCAGAACAGAACCATAGCTTGGCTTCACTGAGTCTCTAACAGGGAAGCCATCAAGAACCAAGGCAGCTGCACCTTGCATCTCTCTGGGTTCCAAAGGTcacttttttctgcttctttctacATAATGGCTTTCACCTGGCAAAATAGGGCCTTTGGGGCTACATCAAGCAACCCATTTCAATTCCAGAAACCAGGTGAGTAGTGTCCAAGATCCAACACTCTGAGGAATCTGATCAGTTTCTCAAGTGCCTGCCTCTGATTCATTGGCTCTCTGGTCAGTGGAGTGTTGTCATTTAGTGTCTGACATTGCCATAGGGGCCCCCCTAGGTGGGGAGGTAGATACTAGgttctaatccctggaacctgtaaGTGTTACCTTATTTGGTAAAAAGATCTTTGCAGATATTATAAGTAGCAAATGGTAAAGGATTATGTTAAAGGAACATAATCAGAGTAATTGCATACTTGCCTTTATACTTTATTAGAGTGTAAGATACTTGAGGGCAAGAATCTGCCTGTTGAGTTTCAGAGCTTGTGGTATAGTCTGTCCTGGACCCTCCAATTCACATAAACGATAACCACtgtaaatgaaaaacacacacacacacacacacacacacacacacaccaataacCATTAAGTATTAAATGAATCAAGGGAGGTCCAGaggtaaaaatataaagagatgtGAAGATAAATACAGGTAAGCCTGAAGGGAGCTGGTGGCAGTGTCGCCTGGCAGCCAGACAGCCCTTTGCTTATACTTCACATTATTTTTACACCACTATCAGGGCTACATACAGCTCTTCTGACCAGTGCACAATTTACAGACACCCTTATGTACTCATTTCACATTTGATGTTCTCTCTCCAAATTTTAGTCAGTGTGTGGTCCAGGATAGACAATCCTGGGGCTGATGCAGTGCTACCCAGTTGCTTCTCCCT
Coding sequences:
- the WDR53 gene encoding WD repeat-containing protein 53 isoform X2 — its product is MAVKWTGGHSSPILCLNASQEGLVASGAEGGDLTVWGEDGTPLGHTCFQGADDVTSVLFSPSCPTKLYASHGETVSILDVRSLKGSLDHFHVNEEEINCLSLNETENLLASADDSGTIKILDLENKKVSRSLKRHSNICSSVAFRPQRPQSLVSCGLDMQVMLWNLHKARPLWITNLQEDETEEMESPQSPGQLLNPALAHSVSVASCGNIFSCGAEDGKVRIFRVMGVKCEQELGFKGHTLGISQVCFLPGSYLLLTGGNDGKIMLWDISSEVEKKQKSPAKHTHRKKTKRAIGNKQGRNTHASVTGEDEHGKILPKLSLEHGEKVNWLLGTKIKGYQNILVADQTNCISVYPLKEF
- the WDR53 gene encoding WD repeat-containing protein 53 isoform X3; the protein is MLWNLHKARPLWITNLQEDETEEMESPQSPGQLLNPALAHSVSVASCGNIFSCGAEDGKVRIFRVMGVKCEQELGFKGHTLGISQVCFLPGSYLLLTGGNDGKIMLWDISSEVEKKQKSPAKHTHRKKTKRAIGNKQGRNTHASVTGEDEHGKILPKLSLEHGEKVNWLLGTKIKGYQNILVADQTNCISVYPLKEF
- the WDR53 gene encoding WD repeat-containing protein 53 isoform X1, which translates into the protein MFQCLFIILVQWSRVGFPGSLFLVFWAIMAVKWTGGHSSPILCLNASQEGLVASGAEGGDLTVWGEDGTPLGHTCFQGADDVTSVLFSPSCPTKLYASHGETVSILDVRSLKGSLDHFHVNEEEINCLSLNETENLLASADDSGTIKILDLENKKVSRSLKRHSNICSSVAFRPQRPQSLVSCGLDMQVMLWNLHKARPLWITNLQEDETEEMESPQSPGQLLNPALAHSVSVASCGNIFSCGAEDGKVRIFRVMGVKCEQELGFKGHTLGISQVCFLPGSYLLLTGGNDGKIMLWDISSEVEKKQKSPAKHTHRKKTKRAIGNKQGRNTHASVTGEDEHGKILPKLSLEHGEKVNWLLGTKIKGYQNILVADQTNCISVYPLKEF